A single region of the Triticum dicoccoides isolate Atlit2015 ecotype Zavitan chromosome 2B, WEW_v2.0, whole genome shotgun sequence genome encodes:
- the LOC119364567 gene encoding probable amino acid permease 7 isoform X1: MAFGEGGGDATAPLISSDGQKRHLNIVRNGNEWTASAHVITAVIGSGVLSLAWSMAQLGWVAGPGMMVVFASVTALQSTIFADCYRSPDPEHGPHRNRTYAHAVERNLGSGSAWVCQLLQQTALFGYGIAYTITASISFRAILKANCYHAHGHDAPCSFDGSYMLMFGGVQLLLSSIPDFHDMAWLSVLAAVMSFSYAFIGLGLGLSNTISNGVIKGSITGVPMKTPLAKVWRVSQAIGDIAFAYPYSLILLEIQDTLKSPPAENKTMKKASIISILVTTFFYLCCGCFGYAAFGNDAPGNLLTGFGFYEPYWLIDFANACIILHLLGGYQVYSQPIYQFADRYFAERYPGSGFVNDFHTVKVPLLPPYRVNLLRVCFRTAYVASTTAVALFFPYFNEILALLGALNFWPLAIYFPVEMYFIQRKVPRWSTRWLVLQGFSTVCLLVSAFALVGSIQGVISQKLG; encoded by the exons ATGGCgttcggcgaaggaggcggcgatgCCACGGCCCCTCTCATCTCCTCCGACGGGCAGAAGCGCCATCTCAACATCGTCAGGAACG GGAACGAATGGACGGCGTCGGCGCACGTTATCACGGCGGTGATCGGGTCCGGGGTGCTGTCGCTGGCGTGGAGCATGGCGCAGCTGGGGTGGGTGGCCGGGCCGGGCATGATGGTGGTGTTCGCCTCCGTGACGGCGCTGCAGTCCACCATCTTCGCCGACTGCTACCGCTCGCCGGACCCGGAGCACGGCCCGCACCGCAACCGCACCTACGCGCACGCCGTCGAGCGCAACTTAG GTAGCGGCAGCGCGTGGGTGTGCCAGTTGTTGCAGCAGACAGCCTTGTTCGGCTACGGCATTGCCTACACCATCACCGCTTCCATCAGCTTCAG GGCGATTCTGAAGGCCAACTGCTACCACGCTCACGGGCACGACGCGCCCTGCAGCTTTGACGGCAGCTACATGCTCATGTTCGGGGGTgtgcagctcctcctctcctcCATACCGGACTTCCACGACATGGCGTGGCTCTCCGTCCTCGCCGCGGTCATGTCTTTCTCCTACGCCTTCATCGGCCTCGGCCTTGGCCTCTCCAACACCATCT CTAACGGTGTCATCAAAGGAAGCATAACGGGTGTCCCAATGAAAACCCCTCTCGCCAAGGTATGGCGCGTCTCACAGGCCATCGGCGACATTGCGTTCGCGTACCCGTACTCCTTGATCCTCCTAGAAATTCAG GACACCCTCAAGTCGCCACCGGCTGAGAACAAGACGATGAAGAAGGCGTCCATCATCTCCATCCTGGTCACCACCTTCTTCTACCTCTGCTGTGGCTGCTTCGGCTACGCCGCCTTCGGTAACGACGCACCGGGGAACCTCCTCACCGGCTTCGGCTTCTACGAACCCTACTGGCTCATCGACTTCGCCAACGCCTGCATCATCCTCCACCTGCTCGGTGGCTACCAG GTGTACAGCCAGCCGATCTACCAGTTCGCAGACAGGTACTTCGCGGAGCGGTACCCGGGGAGCGGGTTCGTGAACGACTTCCACACGGTGAAGGTGCCGCTGCTGCCGCCCTACAGGGTGAACCTGCTGCGGGTGTGCTTCCGGACGGCGTACGTGGCGAGCACGACGGCCGTGGCGCTCTTCTTCCCCTACTTCAACGAGATCCTGGCGCTGCTGGGCGCGCTCAACTTCTGGCCGCTGGCCATCTACTTCCCCGTGGAGATGTACTTCATCCAGCGGAAGGTGCCCCGCTGGTCCACCAGGTGGCTCGTCCTCCAGGGCTTCAGCACCGTCTGCCTGCTCGTCAGCGCCTTCGCGCTCGTCGGCTCCATCCAGGGCGTCATCAGCCAGAAGCTAGGCTAG
- the LOC119364567 gene encoding probable amino acid permease 7 isoform X2, with translation MAVQHSLQVIDGRCDDDGSPPRTGTAWTCAAHIITAVIGSGVLSLAWGVAQLGWVAGPACMLCFALVTYVSAPLLSDCYRCQDAEKGPRNRSYMDAVRFYLGKKQTWACGSLQYLSLYGCSVAYIITTATSIRAILKANCYHAHGHDAPCSFDGSYMLMFGGVQLLLSSIPDFHDMAWLSVLAAVMSFSYAFIGLGLGLSNTISNGVIKGSITGVPMKTPLAKVWRVSQAIGDIAFAYPYSLILLEIQDTLKSPPAENKTMKKASIISILVTTFFYLCCGCFGYAAFGNDAPGNLLTGFGFYEPYWLIDFANACIILHLLGGYQVYSQPIYQFADRYFAERYPGSGFVNDFHTVKVPLLPPYRVNLLRVCFRTAYVASTTAVALFFPYFNEILALLGALNFWPLAIYFPVEMYFIQRKVPRWSTRWLVLQGFSTVCLLVSAFALVGSIQGVISQKLG, from the exons ATGGCGGTGCAGCACTCCCTCCAGGTGATCGACGGCCGGTGCGACGACGACGGGAGCCCGCCCCGGACCG GGACCGCGTGGACGTGCGCGGCGCACATCATCACGGCGGTGATCGGGTCTGGGGTGCTGTCGCTGGCCTGGGGCGTGGCGCAGCTGGGGTGGGTGGCCGGACCGGCGTGCATGCTGTGCTTCGCGCTCGTCACCTACGTCTCCGCCCCCCTCCTCTCCGACTGCTACCGCTGCCAGGACGCCGAGAAGGGGCCCAGGAACCGCTCTTACATGGACGCCGTCCGCTTCTACCTCG GCAAGAAGCAGACCTGGGCTTGCGGCTCGCTGCAGTACCTGAGTCTGTACGGCTGCAGCGTTGCGTACATCATCACCACCGCCACTAGCATCAG GGCGATTCTGAAGGCCAACTGCTACCACGCTCACGGGCACGACGCGCCCTGCAGCTTTGACGGCAGCTACATGCTCATGTTCGGGGGTgtgcagctcctcctctcctcCATACCGGACTTCCACGACATGGCGTGGCTCTCCGTCCTCGCCGCGGTCATGTCTTTCTCCTACGCCTTCATCGGCCTCGGCCTTGGCCTCTCCAACACCATCT CTAACGGTGTCATCAAAGGAAGCATAACGGGTGTCCCAATGAAAACCCCTCTCGCCAAGGTATGGCGCGTCTCACAGGCCATCGGCGACATTGCGTTCGCGTACCCGTACTCCTTGATCCTCCTAGAAATTCAG GACACCCTCAAGTCGCCACCGGCTGAGAACAAGACGATGAAGAAGGCGTCCATCATCTCCATCCTGGTCACCACCTTCTTCTACCTCTGCTGTGGCTGCTTCGGCTACGCCGCCTTCGGTAACGACGCACCGGGGAACCTCCTCACCGGCTTCGGCTTCTACGAACCCTACTGGCTCATCGACTTCGCCAACGCCTGCATCATCCTCCACCTGCTCGGTGGCTACCAG GTGTACAGCCAGCCGATCTACCAGTTCGCAGACAGGTACTTCGCGGAGCGGTACCCGGGGAGCGGGTTCGTGAACGACTTCCACACGGTGAAGGTGCCGCTGCTGCCGCCCTACAGGGTGAACCTGCTGCGGGTGTGCTTCCGGACGGCGTACGTGGCGAGCACGACGGCCGTGGCGCTCTTCTTCCCCTACTTCAACGAGATCCTGGCGCTGCTGGGCGCGCTCAACTTCTGGCCGCTGGCCATCTACTTCCCCGTGGAGATGTACTTCATCCAGCGGAAGGTGCCCCGCTGGTCCACCAGGTGGCTCGTCCTCCAGGGCTTCAGCACCGTCTGCCTGCTCGTCAGCGCCTTCGCGCTCGTCGGCTCCATCCAGGGCGTCATCAGCCAGAAGCTAGGCTAG